The genomic segment ATAAGGCCGGAAGTATTTTGATAAACGGATCAAATCCTGCATCTCCAATCTCTCAAAAAGCGGTAAATAATTTTATTGAATAAATCATATCTTAACAACTCTGTGTGAACAACAAATGAATGATCTGATACCTTCTGTACCTGCGACTTTTCCCGGCAGATGATACAATAAACGTATCTTACCATCTGGAGGCTATTTGTGGTTAAACGAATGGAACTTGTCATTTTTTTCCTGTTATTACTCTCTTTCCTTCTCAAAATCTATCATGATACCCAATTTTTCAAAATGAATCGGGTCACTGTTCAGAGTGATAAAATACACTCAGAATCCGAGATCAGGATTGTTCAGATCAGCGACCTGCATGATAAAGTCTTTGGAAAAAACAATAAGCGCTTCATAACTGCAGTGGAAAAAACGCATGCTGACGCCATTGTCCTTACAGGTGACCTGATTAATACAAATACCCGTTCATTCATCCCTGTTTTTTCATTAATTGAACGGATCAGCACTAAAAATAAACAGATATACTTCGTCTCAGGAAATCATGACTGGACAAACCCGAAATACAACCTCCTGCTGAAAGGACTTCAGGAGCGTGGAGTCAGGTTGCTGAACAATAAACAGACGCAGATTGTGGCAAACGGCGTACCGGTAAACCTGGTCGGGGTCGACGATCCCTCAACAGATCATGAGGATCTGAACAAAGCCTTCAGGAATGTGGACAAAAGTCAATATACGATTCTGCTTGCCCATGATCCGGCCGTGACAGAAGAATACCCGAATATTCCTGCCGAACTGATTCTGAGCGGACATACACACGGTGGACAAATCAGGCTTCCATTGATCGGTGCTCTTATTGCCCCGGGCCAGGGCTTCTTTCCCAGACTGGATAAAGGACTATTCAAACTTCATCCGAATCAGTTTCTTTATGTAGACAGCGGGCTGGGTACCAGCGTTTTGCCTGTACGACTGTTTAATCAAAGTCAGTTCAGTCTGATTACCATTAGAGAAAAATAATAGCTTTCTAAAAACACTTACGAAGGAAACACGGATCATCCATCGTTACTCTTACTTATCATACAGTCATCCATAGCATTTCATACTTTCTATCCTGAAGCGCATTCATGACCTGAAAAAAGCAACTCAAAGGGATTCTGCACCTTTTATCATCCCCTATTTGGTGTTGCGAGGCAACATTGAGGTAACTGGGCCGTTTCATCGCAAAAAAAAATACGTACTTTTCATTAAAGAAAAGTACGTATTTTCATTTGCCTGGCAGTGACCTACTCTCACAGGGGGACAGCCCCCCACTACCATCGGCACAGAAGAGCTTAACGACCGTGTTCGGGATGGGAACGGGTGTGACCTCTTCGCTATGACCGCCAGACTTGAAAATCACCCGGGGCCAGACGACCCCTCAAAACCGGTAACGAAAGATACAGCACGTCTTTTTTCCTTCTGTCCGCTGACTTTGGGTTAAGCCCTCGGCCGATTAGTATCTGTCCGCTTCACGCGTCACCGCGCTTCCACTCCAGACCTATCCACCTCATCATCTCTGAGGGGCCTTACCAGCTTAAAGCTGTGGGAAATCTCATCTTGGAGGGGGCTTCATGCTTAGATGCTTTCAGCACTTATCCCGTCCACACATAGCTACCC from the Sporolactobacillus sp. Y61 genome contains:
- a CDS encoding metallophosphoesterase, whose product is MVKRMELVIFFLLLLSFLLKIYHDTQFFKMNRVTVQSDKIHSESEIRIVQISDLHDKVFGKNNKRFITAVEKTHADAIVLTGDLINTNTRSFIPVFSLIERISTKNKQIYFVSGNHDWTNPKYNLLLKGLQERGVRLLNNKQTQIVANGVPVNLVGVDDPSTDHEDLNKAFRNVDKSQYTILLAHDPAVTEEYPNIPAELILSGHTHGGQIRLPLIGALIAPGQGFFPRLDKGLFKLHPNQFLYVDSGLGTSVLPVRLFNQSQFSLITIREK